A segment of the Mytilus trossulus isolate FHL-02 chromosome 12, PNRI_Mtr1.1.1.hap1, whole genome shotgun sequence genome:
atatttataagtcaaggtacggccttcaattggctcacaccgaatagcAAGCTTTGAAGGGCCCCAAAcactactagtgtaaaaccgttcaaacgggaaaaccaacggtcaacTATAAAACgggaaacgagaaacacttatgaacgaCACAAATAGACGACAACctctgaacatcagattcctgacttagaacaggtgcaaacaattgcagcagaattaaatgttttaatggtaccGACCCTTCTccctttttatattgtatatatttcacagaCTTTTAAAGACTTACTTTATATGTTTTAGACCTCCCAGTTATGACCTCCAGAAAGATCATGCAGACATAATATTAATGTTCAGTGGAGCGAGAAATGGAAACTACAAAAAGATATGGACAGTTTTAAGTAAAAAGCCGTACCTGATCAACGTTATTCCCAGAAATGAATCTTACGCTCTTCTCCACTACGCCACACGACAAAATAATTCTATGGCTGTCCAAAAACTCGTCAACTATAGTTCATGTGATGTTAAAGTAAAGAGTCTTCCGAATGCTAAGAATAAACACCTAGGAGGAAAAATACCAGAGCAGTTGGCACtggataaaaatataaaaaagtttctGCACAATTTCACTGAAAAAATGATGCAAGAACGATTCGGATCCAAGACGGTATTCTATACAACAAAAGTAAAAGGTGAGAAGTTCAACAAATATGGACCTCCTTTGTTACTTTTAACACTTGGTACTTTTAAGAAAACGTTTTTAGGAAAGACAAAGACCAGTTCTAAATTTCAAAGTCTCCTCAATTCCACTTTCCAAAGTGCATCTAAGAActtcaaaaatatatcaaatttaatatcgGTGAATCTCTATGATTTCGATAACGAAACTGCAGACATACTGAATGTGACCTCAAAGACAGAACTCTTTGCAAATATAGTGAAGTTATATACAAGTCGAACGCTATACGTAAATGTGAATACAGCACTTAAACGCCAGGCGCTGTTCGATTATAAAAAGTATAGACCTCGAGGCAGGGCACTTCGTTTTGGTCCATATGCACTTATGCTCCAAGCAGTCCTAATGTACTGGACAGACTTAAAGCCATACAATGGTATTACTTATCGAGGATTCAAGGTTAATGTATCGAAGCAATACAACGTTAAGAAGAAGTttgtatatttgaattttatggtGACAACAAATAATGAAACACGAGCCGACGAATATGCTGGTGTACATGGTAGCATTCTGGTTATCAGTAACACTCGTCATTGCCACGTACAGCCACGTGACATAACCAGATATTCCTACTACCCAAATGACCGGCAATATCTTTACCCGGCTGGTTCTGAGTTTGTTGTAACTGCTAACGACGGTCgtaatataattttatcatgTATTTAATCAACATGTTTGGATgtatttctctatttttttttctattttgatcgTTTTAAAATAGTCTTCTTCACCTTATATTTGTACTGTACTATCTCACAAATATAAACTAGAAGAATAGCGGAGATCAATTGCCGTTTTTAAGTTAACGTTGTGCTTCCAAACCCACAACGATATCAAAAAAACTTTTGTCATAAGGTTATCGCAGaaacatgtgtacatgtatactcAAAACATATCTTTTAAAGATTTGGTGGTATCCAATGTGATCCTTTAAAGAAAAGGTAACACTTGATGATGTCTTTATAGAAGATTGCTTTTTTCAGTCTTATGATGTTATCATATCATTTCATTACGAAATACAAACTGCTACtttatcattttgaaataaaatcaatctGCCtatctttgtaattttaagatCGTCAGTTCAGCACTTTCAAATCTATTTTAACTCACAAACATAAATTGGCAggatataaaataacataaaacggACTACAAGAGATGTCTATATGTAACTATATGTGATAACGACCCAGTACGATAGCGACTTcctataaaaaacaaacttgtcTCATAAGGTTATCGCAGAAACATGTGAACATGTATacttaataaaggcaacagtagtataccgctgttttaAAAACAGATCTTTTTAAGATTTGGTATCCAGTATGATTATGTAAAGAAATGCATCTTATAATGAATGCATGTTTACGCAAAGTAAAACTTTTTCATGTCTTTAGAGAAAATATCATTTTTCCATCTTATTACGATGTTATCATTGAATTATCATTCTGTTTTAAGATATAGCAGCTAgtaaatcatttataaacaaaaccgATCTGTCCTTTTCTCAAATTGCAAGATCGTcagttgatattttaaaatgttttgtttcggCACTTGTCTATCTTACATGATAGCAAAGAACACACAACGAAAAGATGTAGCCGTCTTGAACACAGTTAAGCCTTAAATATGGTGCTCACGCTCAAGAACGATGACAGCTTCCcaaaaaacttgtcaaattagTTTATCTCAGaaacataacatttttattacTGTGAGTTATACTCAAGACAGAACTTGGAATCAATGTATCAAGCGCGATTAAGTGGGGAAAAAGGAACTGAGCGATGCCACAGATATTTTAAGATGTTGCATAGTgaagttaataaaatataatttaaaaaacttccgtcgttttatttatttaaaggagtaggtccggtaaggactcattttgaccttaaatttcagtttcatctgacgaaagattttgaccactttttaaacaattaagtgtctatttcacttgattcaattagtatttgtgaaagattttaactgatttagtcattaaaaacgatccgaatCCATCTCAgatatgaaaaatctctcaaatatgcaaaaaaacgtcacttttgagatggtttttgacaaaaaagaaaGTGACCGCATCCGTTTTCATttcacaacctttatatatgttatgtattatcataaaatacaacttacagttcaatattaaggatgaacacgaatgcggtcactttcgttttacacgaaaactgtctaaaatttaactaaaatgatagaattttgaagattttagtaatttagcatgacttaatggagctacaacccgatatatgtgcattgttttgttaaaacagtccatatttatgtagcagaagcattcaactctccaataaataactagaagtttacatttttacaattttgtaaaactgttatattttggatGCAAAACTTactaaaatgatgaaaaaaggaaaaaaacatgtactaCAATATCATTTCCATAAAATCAACATCGGttttactaaatataaaaaGCTAGAGAGTCACATAATTGCATTCTCatgttgaatttcaaaaatctgtTTTGTGTGAACATATCCCTTATATCGTGGAAATAAACAATTGGTGTTTGCTAAACCgtcaaaaaaaacattaaaatgaatatgaaaatggTCTCTTCTAGAAGAGTATGTATCATTTAGATATAACCtaacaacataacaaaaaaaaatccaaccgTTTATCAGCCAGATtctaatagttattaaaggtgaaaggattataatttaatacaccagacgcatgtttcgtctacatgagactcatTAGTTACGCTCAgaataaaatagttataaagtcaaacaagttgACGAGTCACGAGCATTGATGAccccaaattccaaaaattttacccaattacggctaaggtaatcaatgCCTCAGGTGAGAAAAGTcaaagtttttagaaaaaatcttaGTTTTGTGATCAGGTTTATAAAGATGACcatttaattgattttcatgtcaacaccgaagtgccgagtactgggctggtgataccaccGTGGACGAAACGTCTACCAGCAGCGGCATAGAATCAATGGTGTAATTAGGTaacaaaggtatcaggattataatttaatacaagttgtaaaacaagtacaaaattaaaaagaattgaaAACCCAAAACTCTAAacattgaataaataaaggGTAGCCATCAATGtctaaatgaacaaaatatataaagatgtTAGCAAGAGTCAAGCTGAGAAAAGGTAACATGTGTTTGATATAATAACATATAGTGGACGTATAATAGTTTTTCTGAGAGTACGCATGCTCAGAATTTTCGTTTTCGGGAgcggaattaaaaaaatacacctTCAGTTATCAAAAGCTAGCTCGGTAAAAAGAAGATAtctaaagataacaaaaaaaatatttctagaaTCAAAATTATCATAACATTGACTGCCTATGAACACGTTTGATAGTTTTCACAACCAAAGATTGTCGCAAGTTAAGTAGAATgtacaaataaagcaaaaaggaaaataaaatagaaaagtaTAGCATA
Coding sequences within it:
- the LOC134692833 gene encoding uncharacterized protein LOC134692833; protein product: MSGYSWFSETNPLLSQEIRRRKYQSKQIVAAISCVVLIVTFTIVAVYFGTRSNPKVYPTPRPRPRPPSYDLQKDHADIILMFSGARNGNYKKIWTVLSKKPYLINVIPRNESYALLHYATRQNNSMAVQKLVNYSSCDVKVKSLPNAKNKHLGGKIPEQLALDKNIKKFLHNFTEKMMQERFGSKTVFYTTKVKGEKFNKYGPPLLLLTLGTFKKTFLGKTKTSSKFQSLLNSTFQSASKNFKNISNLISVNLYDFDNETADILNVTSKTELFANIVKLYTSRTLYVNVNTALKRQALFDYKKYRPRGRALRFGPYALMLQAVLMYWTDLKPYNGITYRGFKVNVSKQYNVKKKFVYLNFMVTTNNETRADEYAGVHGSILVISNTRHCHVQPRDITRYSYYPNDRQYLYPAGSEFVVTANDGRNIILSCI